Proteins encoded within one genomic window of Gambusia affinis linkage group LG23, SWU_Gaff_1.0, whole genome shotgun sequence:
- the prkcq gene encoding protein kinase C theta type produces MSPFLRIGFSNFEIDPGLAYYEEVLNPYCAVYMKEAVDTEKGQVYKQKKPTMYPPWSSTFDAHVHRGRIMHVMVKDRTAELRSEATVALDSLATRCKKENGKLEIWLEMKPQGRLLMEARYYLEKSDAAGQAGADPDSERGRDGLFTLHQRRGAIKQAKVHMVKCHEFSATFFPQPTFCSVCKEFVWGLNKQGYQCRQCNAAIHKKCIDKVIAKCTGSAVNSKETMIHKERFKIDMPHRFKVYNYKSPTFCQHCGTLLWGLAKQGLKCEECSMNIHHKCQKKVANLCGVNQKLMAEALAVIESQQQARSTKDGDIMGREGPVGIGQPGVVRAPSGLVPGLPITPAPASKDPTGVLWEGPTEVSRPTPEEPLYAVPKKDHHQKFSVDDFVLHKMLGKGSFGKVFLAELKRSGKFFAVKALKKDVVLMDDDVECTLVERRVLSLAWENPFLTHLYCTFQTKENLFFVMEYLNGGDLMFHIQTCHKFDLHRATFYAAEIVCGLQFLHSKGIIYRDLKLDNVLLDSDGHIKIADFGMCKENMQDDLRTSTFCGTPDYIAPEILLGQKYNNSVDWWSFGVLLYEMLIGQSPFHGRDEEELFQSIRTDSPVYPSWLTKAARDILVKLFVREPEERLGVKGSIRQHGFFSSMDWSALEQRQVAPPFRPTLTSPSDCSNFDKEFINEKPKLSCADRTLINSVDQTMFRNFSFVNPGMARIAAL; encoded by the exons agaAAGGCCAGGTGTACAAGCAGAAGAAGCCCACCATGTACCCGCCGTGGAGCTCCACGTTCGATGCCCACGTCCACCGCGGCCGCATCATGCACGTCATGGTGAAGGACCGGACGGCCGAGCTGCGGTCCGAAGCCACCGTGGCGCTGGACTCCCTGGCCACGCGCTGCAAGAAGGAGAACGGCAAGCTGGAGATCTGG ctgGAGATGAAGCCGCAGGGCCGCCTGCTGATGGAGGCCCGGTATTACCTGGAGAAGAGCG ATGCTGCCGGTCAGGCCGGCGCCGACCCGGACTCGGAGCGCGGCAGAGACGGCCTGTTCACCCTGCATCAGCGGCGCGGCGCCATCAAGCAGGCCAAAGTTCACATGGTGAAGTGTCACGAGTTCAGCGCCACCTTCTTCCCTCAGCCCACCTTCTGCTCCGTCTGCAAGGAGTTCGTCTG GGGTCTGAACAAGCAGGGCTACCAGTGCAGAC AATGCAACGCTGCCATCCACAAGAAATGCATCGACAAGGTCATCGCCAAATGCACCGGGTCGGCGGTGAACAGCAAGGAGACCATG ATACATAAGGAACGCTTCAAGATCGACATGCCGCACCGCTTCAAGGTGTACAACTACAAGAGCCCCACCTTCTGCCAGCACTGCGGCACCCTGCTGTGGGGGCTGGCCAAGCAGGGGCTGAAATGTGAGG AGTGCAGCATGAACATTCATCATAAATGCCAGAAGAAGGTGGCGAACCTCTGCGGCGTCAACCAGAAGCTGATGGCTGAAGCTCTGGCCGTCATCGAGAGCCAGCAGCAG GCAAGAAGTACTAAAGACGGTGACATCATGGGTCGAGAAGGTCCGGTGGGCATTGGCCAGCCGGGCGTGGTGCGGGCACCGTCCGGGTTGGTACCGGGTCTGCCCATCACACCGGCACCTGCTAGCAAAG ATCCGACGGGCGTTTTGTGGGAGGGGCCGACCGAGGTGAGCAGGCCGACCCCAGAGGAGCCGCTGTACGCCGTCCCAAAGAAGGACCATCACCAGAAGTTCAGCGTCGACGACTTCGTCTTGCACAAGATGCTGGGCAAAGGAAGCTTCGGAAAG GTGTTTCTGGCCGAGCTGAAGAGGAGTGGGAAGTTTTTCGCTGTGAAGGCTCTGAAGAAGGACGTGGTGCTGATGGACGACGATGTGGAGTGTACGCTGGTGGAGAGGAGGGTTCTGTCTCTGGCCTGGGAGAACCCGTTCCTCACACACCTGTATTGCACCTTCCAGACCAAG gagAACCTCTTCTTCGTGATGGAGTATCTGAACGGAGGAGATCTCATGTTCCACATCCAGACCTGCCACAAGTTCGACCTGCACAGAGCCAC GTTCTACGCAGCCGAGATCGTCTGCGGCCTGCAGTTCCTGCACTCCAAGGGAATCATCTACAG AGACCTGAAGCTGGACAACGTCCTGCTGGACTCGGACGGACACATAAAGATCGCCGACTTCGGGATGTGTAAGGAGAACATGCAGGACGACCTGCGGACCTCCACCTTCTGCGGGACGCCGGACTACATCGCCCCTGAG ATCCTGCTGGGCCAGAAGTACAACAACTCGGTGGACTGGTGGTCCTTTGGGGTTCTGCTCTACGAGATGCTGATCGGTCAGTCGCCGTTCCACGGCCGCGACGAGGAGGAGCTCTTCCAGTCCATCCGGACCGACTCGCCTGTCTATCCCAGCTGGCTCACCAAGGCGGCCAGAGACATTCTGGTCAAG ctgtttgtccGGGAGCCGGAGGAACGACTGGGAGTGAAGGGAAGCATCCGGCAACACGGCTTCTTCAGCAGCATGGACTGGAGCGCCCTGGAGCAGCGGCAGGTGGCGCCGCCCTTCAGGCCCACGCTG ACGTCACCAAGCGACTGCAGCAACTTTGACAAAGAGTTCATCAACGAGAAGCCGAAGCTGTCGTGTGCCGACCGGACGCTCATCAACAGCGTGGACCAGACCATGTTCAGGAACTTCTCCTTCGTCAACCCAGGGATGGCCCGCATCGCCGCCCTCTGA